Below is a genomic region from uncultured Sunxiuqinia sp..
CTCCAAAAAATTCGGTAAACATATCCTTATAGCTTTCCTTATCAGTATCTGAATAGTAAGCCTCGTATTCATCAACATCCCACAATCTAATCCGATCGCCAACACCAACAAAAAAAACATCTTTCTTGATGCTCACCTTCTCCAAAAAACTGTTGGGGAAGTTCATTCGGCAACTTTCAGGTACATTCAGGATCTTAAAATTTCGGTAGATCATATCCAGCAATCGACTTTGCCGGGGATTATTTCTATTCAACTTTGCCTTAAAAGAGGCCAATCTAGCCTCCCATGCTTCCATTGGATAAATATTCAAACACTTCTCAAACGGATCAATCTCAATCGCCAGCTGACCGCCCGGAATGCGCCCTCCCATCTCGTTTTTATAGTCGACAGGCAGCACGACACGTCCTTTTTCGTCAAATGTTGCGCTCTTTTCTGCTGAGAAATCCATGAGTTAAATGTCTATTTTTCAATTGTAAAATTAGTAAATTCTTCCTCAAAATTCCACTATTAGTCACATTAAGTCACTTTATTCCACATTTATTTGATTTTAAGAATGTTCATTATTTGTTAATAACAACGCTACACCTGTTAACAACACAACACAAAAACCTCAATATCTGCCAATTAAAAAACAAATACCACTTTAAAACATCCGTTAATAAAACAGAGACATAAAGATAAAGCAAGCATGTAAAAATATTCACATACAGAAGTGTGATTATTAAAAGCGAGTTCCATGTGTTGCAAAAAATAAATAATTATAAAAACATGAAAAATTACAAATAAACCGAAGAGATAAGTTAGCTCAGTTTTATTTCTTATTTTTCGGCATCAAAAAATCCAGACATGACTGATCAATATCCAAATGGCATTAAACCGATTGATATCAGGGAGGTTTTCAAAGCAAAAAGTCCGAAACTTGCCAAGTTTATCCCGGGATTCGTTTACAACTATATCACCCGGATTATGCACATTCATGACATCAATGAAATACTGGCTAAATATGGCGACAAAACCGGAATCGAATTCGTGCACCAAATTGTAGAACATTTTGATGTAACTGAAAAAGTTGTTGGCACTGAAAACATTCCTGAAGGCGGTCGTTTTATTTTTGCGTCCAACCATCCTCTTGGAGGCTTCGACGGGCTACTACTCATGTCGAACGTAAACAAAGTACTCGGCGATGTTCGGTTTTTGGTTAACGATGTTTTAATGAACATCCCACAACTCGAAAGTGTATTTGTCCCTATCAACAAACACGGTGGTCACGGGCGTGCTGTTGCCCGCATTGTTCACGAGCAGTACCAGTCCGACTCCCAAATTCTGATCTTCCCTTCAGGCTATGCCTCACGAAAAATAAAAGGCACCATTACTGATACAGATTGGAAAAAACACTTCATTCAAAAATCGACTCAATACGAACGAGACATTATCCCTGTTCACGTCTCTGGGCAAAATTCAAATTTCTTTTACAATTTCGCAAATTTTCGCAAGGTTATGGGACTGAAGTGGAACCTTGAACAATTTTTCCTTCCTGATGAAACTTTCAGACATCGCGGGCAAAGCTTCACTATAACCTTTGGAAAACCAATACCCTATACCACATTCGACAAAAGCAAAAAACACAAAGAATGGGCTGACTACGTAAGAGACAAAGTCTATTCAATGTCTGAAATACACAAGCACTGAATTTAAAGGTTAGCACACCCAAGTTCTTAAATAAATTTTTATAGTTTTGTAGCTCAACAAATTTAGCGCGATTAAGTATGAAAGATATTGTTGCACCGATGCCTAAAGAAGCTATTATTGCCGAATTAACCCCGGATAAGCTTTTGAGGAAGACGAACAAAGGTGCCAATGAGATCTACGTGATTACACATCACGATTCTCCCAATTTAATGCAAGAGATTGGCCGCTTACGAGAAATCACTTTTCGTGATGCCGGAGGCGGAACAGGCAAAGAGCTCGATATAGACAAATACGACACGAAGGAAAATCCCTATCATCAATTGATCGTTTGGGATCCAGATGCGCAGGAAATACTTGGTGGCTACCGCTACCTCATGTGTGCCAATCTTCCGGTTGATGAAAATGGAGAGGTCATACTTGCCACTTCCCGCTTATTTCATTTCTCTGAAGAGTTTACGAAGAATTATCTTCCTTACACCTTAGAACTAGGCCGCTCATTTGTTCAACCGGCATATCAATCAAGTAAAGCTGGAGCAAAAGCACTCTTTGCACTCGACAATCTATGGGACGGATTGGGCGCATTGATCGTTGACCATCCGGAAATGAAATACTTTTTTGGAAAAGTTACGATGTATTCTCATTTTCACACGGATGCCCGCAACACCATCCAGTATTTTTTCCTCAAATACTTCAGGGACAGAGAAAATTTGGTTTATCCCAAATCACCCATGGAGATGAATATGGACATGGAATCATTGGAGAAAATATTTAATGGCGGTTCTTATCAAGAAGATTATAAAATATTGACCCAACGAGTAAGGGATTTTGGAGAAAATATTCCCCCTCTGATTAATGCTTATATGAATTTGAGCCCTTCAATGAAAACATTCGGAACGGTTTTAAACGACCACTTTGGGGGTGTTGAAGAAACAGGGATTATTCTTACCATAAAGGATATTTACGAGGCAAAAAAGGATCGTCACATTGAGACGTACGTAAAAGGGAAAGAGGATAATTTCCCTAACCCGGAATAGATTTATATAAATACAGACAAAGAAAGCAGGCTTGAAGCCTGCTTTTTTTGTTCCTATCTATTTTGTTATTAATATGCTCTTCCTGAGACCCCCTCAACAAAATTGATGAAAGATTTATTGACCACTTTATTACCCCCTGGAGTTGGGAAGTTACCAGTGAAATACCAATCACCTTTATCATTAGGACATGCCTGATGCAAGTTCTCGATGCTCTGGTATACAATTTCAACTTCTGACTCGCAATCTTCAGGCTTCAATAATTCGGCGATTTTAGCCGATATCTCCTCCGCCGTGGACTGGCGATAAATATCTTTCACATAATTGACAATTTCTTCTTTCGGAAGATTTTCCTGTGCCTTACATTTCTTGTAAACTTCGTCAATGACATGCTCTTTCTTCTTATCTTTCAATAATTCAATGGCTGCCGTAAAAGCAATAAACCTCTCCAACACAGCCATGTCAATACCATAGCAATCGGGGTAGCGAATTTGAGGTGCTGAAGAAACGACTATGATCTTTTTAGGGTTAAGCCGTCCGAGAATACGAAGAATACTTGTTTTCAAAGTTGTACCACGAACAATGGAATCATCAATAATCACCAACGTATCTGTCTTTTCACGAATGACACCATAGGTAACA
It encodes:
- a CDS encoding 1-acyl-sn-glycerol-3-phosphate acyltransferase, encoding MTDQYPNGIKPIDIREVFKAKSPKLAKFIPGFVYNYITRIMHIHDINEILAKYGDKTGIEFVHQIVEHFDVTEKVVGTENIPEGGRFIFASNHPLGGFDGLLLMSNVNKVLGDVRFLVNDVLMNIPQLESVFVPINKHGGHGRAVARIVHEQYQSDSQILIFPSGYASRKIKGTITDTDWKKHFIQKSTQYERDIIPVHVSGQNSNFFYNFANFRKVMGLKWNLEQFFLPDETFRHRGQSFTITFGKPIPYTTFDKSKKHKEWADYVRDKVYSMSEIHKH
- a CDS encoding GNAT family N-acetyltransferase — encoded protein: MKDIVAPMPKEAIIAELTPDKLLRKTNKGANEIYVITHHDSPNLMQEIGRLREITFRDAGGGTGKELDIDKYDTKENPYHQLIVWDPDAQEILGGYRYLMCANLPVDENGEVILATSRLFHFSEEFTKNYLPYTLELGRSFVQPAYQSSKAGAKALFALDNLWDGLGALIVDHPEMKYFFGKVTMYSHFHTDARNTIQYFFLKYFRDRENLVYPKSPMEMNMDMESLEKIFNGGSYQEDYKILTQRVRDFGENIPPLINAYMNLSPSMKTFGTVLNDHFGGVEETGIILTIKDIYEAKKDRHIETYVKGKEDNFPNPE